One Onychostoma macrolepis isolate SWU-2019 chromosome 10, ASM1243209v1, whole genome shotgun sequence genomic region harbors:
- the lrrc32 gene encoding transforming growth factor beta activator LRRC32, with protein MGSCLWILMLVVNQVSPYRHPAEPLACQVVHEDVDCSGLNLRMVPARLPASIHLLDLSRNLLQNLTDRELPALSAVQHLNLHTNKIQFIQPGLFQDTSRLEVLDLSGNLLDLHAALKTHVGLLKSVRHLDLSGNGLFTDMSDYFLSDAPVLTNLSLDGNSITKISRHTFNGSQALTSIDLHNNVIIEIEEGAFESLTGLSELDLSVNSISCITDFNLVRLKTLNLSKNSLTNFQTVDSDLEFELLYLDLRENKILYFPVLPQRNKLMYLDLSRNLLRSVNCSGPLEELENLKASGYLFTDHDKPLCLCVNQRHQDLRSLLYLDLSYNQLKAIPSLFFSSMVSLESLNISNNCLESFNVDSEGRLNSLKTLDISYNNLQNLSFGENTLAALEVLYLQGNALSTLDAGIFSRLPNIRSLHLQQNLFSICPSLKGPMHNCIRLSSIPTLSYLYLSENSLVSVPPSAFRGSPLLILDLSQNPDMGLGPYSLSGLETTLAHLSLRRNQLQTLAIDFTFFRKLKSLDLSVNRLTGVSLWSGDSSVESLNLQNNSLVTLASDTVFALQKSLKTLYVGSNPLSCCGNLYLLTLLKQDRLNVPDIAAVTCWFTRDSESVEISVSSVQSEHCESVDGKVLWISVIVALVLGLMLVSVVALKLCHSKTHGFKRGIKA; from the exons ATGGGAAGCTGTCTCTGGATACTGATGCTCGTGGTGAACCAGGTCTCGCCGTACAGACATCCAGCAGAGCCTTTAGCCTGTCAAGTG GTCCACGAGGATGTCGACTGCAGCGGTCTGAACCTCAGAATGGTCCCGGCACGATTGCCGGCCTCCATCCACCTCCTCGATCTGTCTCGAAACCTCCTGCAGAACCTCACGGACCGGGAGCTTCCAGCACTCTCCGCCGTCCAGCATCTGAACCTCCACACCAACAAGATCCAGTTCATCCAGCCGGGCCTGTTCCAGGACACGAGCCGTTTGGAGGTGCTGGACCTGTCGGGAAACTTGCTGGACCTTCACGCGGCTCTGAAAACCCACGTCGGGCTGCTCAAATCCGTGCGGCATCTAGATTTGTCCGGAAACGGTCTGTTCACGGATATGAGCGATTATTTCCTGAGCGACGCCCCGGTTCTCACCAACCTCTCTTTAGACGGGAACAGCATTACTAAAATAAGCAGGCACACATTCAACGGATCTCAGGCTCTAACAAGCATCGACCTGCACAATAACGTCATCATAGAAATCGAAGAAGGTGCTTTCGAATCCCTCACGGGCCTCTCAGAACTCGATCTGTCGGTGAACTCCATTTCATGCATTACGGATTTCAACCTCGTTCGGCTCAAAACTCTAAACTTGAGCAAAAACAGCTTGACTAATTTCCAGACTGTTGATTCAGATCTGGAATTCGAGCTTCTGTATTTGGACCTGAGGGAAAATAAAATCCTCTACTTCCCTGTGCTTCCCCAGAGGAACAAACTCATGTATCTGGACCTGTCCAGAAACCTCTTGAGAAGCGTGAACTGCTCCGGTCCGCTAGAAGAGCTGGAGAACCTAAAGGCCAGCGGGTATCTATTCACCGACCACGACAAACCCCTTTGCCTTTGCGTCAATCAGAGGCACCAGGATCTTCGCAGTTTGCTCTACTTGGATTTGAGCTACAACCAGCTCAAAGCCATTCCATCCTTGTTCTTCAGCAGCATGGTTTCTCTGGAGAGCCTAAACATCAGCAATAACTGTTTAGAGAGCTTCAATGTGGATTCAGAAGGCCGTCTGAACTCGTTGAAAACCTTGGACATCAGCTACAACAATCTGCAGAACTTGTCCTTCGGTGAAAACACGCTGGCTGCGTTGGAAGTCTTGTACCTTCAGGGAAATGCTCTGAGCACGCTAGACGCCGGGATTTTCTCAAGGCTCCCCAACATACGAAGCCTTCACCTTCAGCAAAACCTGTTTAGCATCTGTCCTTCTCTCAAGGGTCCAATGCACAACTGCATCCGACTGTCCTCTATCCCGACCCTGAGCTATCTGTACCTCTCGGAGAACAGTCTTGTATCGGTTCCACCAAGCGCGTTTCGCGGAAGCCCGCTGCTTATTCTGGATCTTTCTCAGAATCCCGACATGGGCTTGGGCCCGTACTCTCTCTCAGGTTTGGAGACGACCCTCGCCCATCTTTCTCTAAGAAGAAACCAGCTCCAAACCCTAGCCATCGACTTCACCTTCTTCCGTAAACTCAAGTCTTTGGATTTGTCAGTGAACCGACTCACGGGCGTCTCTCTGTGGAGCGGAGATTCTTCTGTGGAGTCCTTGAACCTGCAGAATAACAGTTTGGTAACGCTTGCATCCGACACGGTTTTTGCTCTGCAGAAATCGCTCAAGACTTTATACGTAGGCTCGAACCCCTTGAGCTGCTGCGGAAACCTATACCTCCTCACATTGCTTAAGCAGGACAGACTGAACGTGCCGGATATCGCCGCTGTGACCTGCTGGTTCACAAGAGACTCAGAGAGCGTTGAGATCAGCGTGAGCTCCGTGCAATCCGAGCACTGCGAGTCGGTGGACGGGAAAGTGTTGTGGATCAGCGTGATCGTTGCGCTCGTGCTCGGACTGATGCTGGTGTCGGTGGTCGCCTTGAAACTCTGTCACTCGAAAACTCACGGATTCAAAAGAGGCATCAAAGCTTGA